A stretch of Salvelinus alpinus chromosome 4, SLU_Salpinus.1, whole genome shotgun sequence DNA encodes these proteins:
- the wnt4b gene encoding wingless-type MMTV integration site family, member 4b, which translates to MPTVSSVNLTAQLLLLLLWATHPTMATNWLSLARMPRSRPVSGAAPCGRLRGLSVGQVGVCRARGEVMESVRKAAEMVIEECQHQFRNRRWNCSTTPRGVNVFGRVMSQGTREAAFVHALSSAAVAVAVTRGCSRGELERCGCDRKVRGVSPEGFQWSGCSDNLSYGVAFSQTFVDETERAKGMSAGRPLMNVHNHEAGRKAILHNMQVECKCHGVSGSCELRTCWKVMPPFRRVGAVLKERFDGATEVRLSRIGSRTALLPRDPQVKPPAARDLVYLAVSPDFCRLDPNNGIPGTAGRRCNGTSRLAPDGCELVCCGPGYRAGRAEMVQRCSCKFSWCCSVRCQQCKNTVMIHTCRE; encoded by the exons atGCCAACTGTCTCCTCTGTCAATCTCACGGCACAACTCCTCCTGCTGTTGCTATGGGCAACCCACCCGACCATGGCAACCAACTGGCT ctCCCTGGCGAGGATGCCGCGCTCGCGGCCCGTGTCGGGTGCTGCCCCCTGTGGGCGGCTGAGGGGACTGTCCGTGGGGCAGGTGGGGGTGTGCAGGGCGCGGGGAGAAGTCATGGAGTCTGTGCGCAAGGCAGCCGAGATGGTCATAGAGGAG TGCCAGCACCAGTTTCGTAATCGGCGTTGGAACTGCTCCACCACCCCGCGTGGAGTCAACGTGTTCGGTAGAGTCATGAGCCAAG GCACGCGTGAGGCGGCTTTTGTGCACGCCCTGTCCTCGGCGGCGGTGGCGGTTGCAGTGACGCGAGGCTGCAGCCGGGGGGAGCTAGAGCGGTGTGGCTGCGACAGGAAGGTCAGAGGGGTCAGTCCCGAGG GTTTCCAGTGGTCTGGGTGCAGTGATAACCTTTCCTATGGTGTGGCCTTCTCCCAGACCTTCGTGGATGAGACGGAGCGTGCCAAGGGGATGTCAGCAGGGCGACCCCTCATGAATGTCCATAACCACGAGGCTGGACGGAAG GCTATCCTCCATAACATGCAGGTGGAGTGTAAGTGCCATGGTGTCTCGGGATCCTGTGAGCTGAGGACCTGCTGGAAAGTCATGCCCCCATTTCGGCGCGTCGGCGCCGTGCTGAAGGAACGCTTTGATGGAGCCACAGAG GTGCGTCTGTCCCGTATCGGCTCCAGGACAGCCCTGCTGCCCCGGGACCCCCAGGTCAAACCTCCCGCCGCCAGGGACCTGGTGTACCTCGCTGTCTCGCCAGACTTCTGCCGTCTCGACCCCAACAATGGGATCCCCGGGACGGCCGGCCGACGCTGTAACG GCACCTCCCGGCTGGCCCCAGATGGCTGTGAGCTGGTGTGTTGTGGGCCAGGGTACCGGGCAGGCCGGGCTGAGATGGTGCAGCGCTGCTCCTGTAAGTTCTCCTGGTGCTGCTCGGTCCGCTGCCAGCAGTGCAAGAACACAGTGATGATCCACACCTGCCGAGAGTGA